Part of the Streptomyces sp. NBC_01460 genome, CAAGATGGCGTGGCCGGTCAACGGAGACATGTCGCAGGTGAGGCTGGCCAGCGGCACGGGCCACTCCTTCCACTACGACTTCTTCAACGCGTGGGACGAGCCCACGCTCGACGCCATGGTCGGCCACTGCATCGTGGGCGGTCTCCAGTGCGACGCCCGGGGCTACGACCAGAACAACCCCGACAAGGGTGCCGCCCTCGACGAGAACTACGAACTTCCCTGACCTTCCCCCGCTCTTCCCCGTGGGCGCCCCACACCCACGAGGGAGAGCGCTCTCTCCCGATCTCCCCACACTCCCCCACCCCCCCCCACGAGGAGCTGTCCCGCACATGAAACTCCCAAGCCTCACCCCCTCGGTCCGCGGCCGCGGACGGACGACGTCCCGTCTCGCCGTCGCCGCCCTCGTCGTCGCGGGAGCCGCCGCCCTGCCCGTACCCGCCGCTCAGGCGGCCGGAAGCGTGGTGAAGGTCGAGGGCTCACAGGGCGCCTGGAAACTGACCGTCGACGGCTCGCCGTACACCGTGAAAGGGCTGACCTGGGGCCCGTCCGTCGCCGATGCCGAGACGTACATGCCGGACGTCAAGTCGATGGGTGTCAACACCATCCGGACCTGGGGCACCGACGCCACCACGAAACCGCTGCTGGACAGCGCGGCCGAGCACGGCATCAAGGTCGTCGCCGGCTTCTGGCTCCAGCCCGGCGGTGGCCCCGGAAGCGGCGGATGCGTTGACTACCTCACGGACACCGGCTACAAGAACGACATGCTCGCCGAGTTCCCCAAGTGGGTGGAGACCTACAAGGACCATCCCGGCGTCCTCATGTGGAACGTGGGCAACGAATCCGTGCTCGGCCTGCAGAACTGCTACAGCGGTGACGCCCTGGAGCAGCAGCGCGACGCCTACACGACCTTCGTGAACGACATCACCAAGAAGATCCACGCCGTCGACGCCGACCACCCGGTCACCTCGACCGACGCGTGGACCGGCGCCTGGCCCTACTACAAGAAGAACGCGCCGGACCTCGACCTGTACGCGGTGAACTCCTACGGCGCCGTCTGCGACATCCGCAAGACCTGGGAGGACGGGGGCTTCGACAAGCCCTACATCGTGACCGAGGGCGGACCCGCGGGCGAGTGGGAGGTGCCGGACGACGCCAACGGTGTGCCGGACGAGCCGACCGATGTCGCCAAGGCGGAGGGATATGACAGGGCGTGGCAGTGCGTCACGGGCCACACCGGGGTGGCGCTCGGCGCGACACTGT contains:
- a CDS encoding galactose-binding domain-containing protein, with amino-acid sequence MKLPSLTPSVRGRGRTTSRLAVAALVVAGAAALPVPAAQAAGSVVKVEGSQGAWKLTVDGSPYTVKGLTWGPSVADAETYMPDVKSMGVNTIRTWGTDATTKPLLDSAAEHGIKVVAGFWLQPGGGPGSGGCVDYLTDTGYKNDMLAEFPKWVETYKDHPGVLMWNVGNESVLGLQNCYSGDALEQQRDAYTTFVNDITKKIHAVDADHPVTSTDAWTGAWPYYKKNAPDLDLYAVNSYGAVCDIRKTWEDGGFDKPYIVTEGGPAGEWEVPDDANGVPDEPTDVAKAEGYDRAWQCVTGHTGVALGATLFHYGTEYDFGGVWFNLLPAGQKRLSYYAVKKAYGADTSGDNTPPVITGMNVDNASAVQAGKPFTLKVSVSDPDGDPLTHQVLFGSKYVDDSSQLNDARFTDKGDGTFEVTAPDRLGVWKVYLKSSDGKGNVGIETKSFRVVPPQVGGTNVASGKPATASTSQPDGTGCPCAAGNAVDGSFDTRWASDWADQQWIQVDLGAKTPFDHVQLAWEAAYAKGYTVQTSDDGQAWTTVHTVTDGNGGIDGIDVTGDARYVRVNTSVRGTPWGYSLYEFGVYRS